From the Venenivibrio stagnispumantis genome, one window contains:
- a CDS encoding (2Fe-2S) ferredoxin domain-containing protein yields MSEFKHVFVCMQRKPPGMPSCGDKGSDQIFMKFQEALMMKGLFNKMAVTPTGCLGPCMFGPNVVVYPDAIWYGNVTPADVEEIIQKHIIEGQPVERLIVSRGKPPGMF; encoded by the coding sequence ATGTCTGAATTTAAACATGTATTTGTATGTATGCAAAGAAAACCACCTGGAATGCCTTCCTGTGGTGATAAAGGTTCAGACCAGATATTTATGAAATTCCAAGAAGCTTTGATGATGAAAGGTTTATTTAACAAAATGGCCGTTACTCCTACCGGTTGTCTTGGACCTTGTATGTTTGGACCAAATGTTGTTGTTTATCCGGATGCAATCTGGTATGGAAATGTAACTCCGGCAGATGTTGAAGAGATTATTCAAAAACATATAATAGAAGGACAGCCTGTTGAGAGATTGATTGTTTCAAGAGGAAAACCACCGGGAATGTTCTAA
- the purD gene encoding phosphoribosylamine--glycine ligase: protein MKVLVVGNGGREHALAWKIKQSPLVKELYCAKGNAGIWKIAKKVDIEPTDIENLVKFAKENKIDLTVVGPEQPLSEGIADRFLQEGLKIFGHKKASAMLESSKVFAKNFMKKYGIPTAFYETFEEEDKAIDFIKKMGAPIVIKADGLAAGKGVIVAMTEEEAINAVKDMFSGKFGKASQRIVIEEYLDGEEASYIAMVKGDKLVPMATSQDHKRVYDNDKGPNTGGMGAYSPTSVITPEIEKQILEKIMYPTLKGMIQEGREMSGFLYAGLMIGSKGINVLEFNVRMGDPETQPIMRRLQSDLVEHILQILEGDIDNVKPQWIDKYSVGVVMASKGYPDKYEKGKEITGIEEAEKDPDVVVFHAGTNIKDGKLVTDGGRVLTVTATGKNIKEAVEKVYNATSKIHFEGAHYRKDIGYRELNRKK from the coding sequence ATGAAAGTTTTGGTAGTAGGAAACGGCGGAAGAGAGCATGCATTAGCTTGGAAGATTAAACAAAGCCCATTGGTAAAAGAGCTATATTGTGCAAAAGGAAATGCCGGTATATGGAAAATAGCAAAAAAAGTTGATATAGAACCTACAGATATAGAAAATCTTGTAAAATTTGCAAAAGAAAACAAAATAGATTTAACAGTTGTAGGTCCTGAACAGCCATTATCTGAAGGAATAGCAGATAGATTTTTGCAGGAAGGGTTAAAAATATTCGGACATAAAAAAGCATCTGCAATGCTTGAATCAAGTAAAGTTTTTGCAAAAAATTTCATGAAAAAATATGGAATACCTACTGCTTTTTATGAAACATTTGAAGAAGAAGATAAAGCTATAGATTTTATAAAAAAGATGGGAGCTCCTATTGTAATAAAAGCAGATGGACTTGCAGCCGGTAAAGGTGTAATAGTTGCAATGACAGAAGAAGAAGCAATAAATGCAGTAAAAGATATGTTTTCCGGTAAATTCGGAAAAGCAAGCCAAAGAATAGTTATAGAAGAATATTTAGATGGTGAAGAAGCTTCATATATAGCTATGGTAAAAGGTGATAAACTTGTCCCTATGGCTACATCACAAGACCACAAAAGAGTTTATGATAACGATAAAGGACCAAATACAGGTGGAATGGGTGCTTACTCACCAACATCTGTTATAACTCCGGAGATAGAAAAACAGATTTTAGAAAAAATTATGTATCCTACATTAAAAGGAATGATACAAGAAGGAAGAGAAATGTCCGGTTTTCTTTATGCCGGATTGATGATAGGTTCCAAAGGTATAAATGTGCTTGAGTTTAATGTAAGAATGGGAGACCCTGAAACCCAACCAATAATGAGAAGATTACAATCAGATTTAGTAGAGCATATTTTACAAATTCTTGAAGGTGATATAGATAATGTAAAACCGCAGTGGATAGATAAATATTCAGTTGGAGTAGTAATGGCATCAAAAGGATATCCGGATAAATATGAAAAAGGAAAAGAAATAACAGGCATAGAAGAAGCAGAAAAAGACCCAGATGTTGTAGTTTTTCATGCCGGAACAAACATAAAAGATGGAAAATTGGTAACAGATGGTGGTAGGGTTTTAACAGTTACAGCAACAGGAAAAAATATAAAAGAAGCTGTAGAAAAAGTATATAATGCAACTTCTAAGATACATTTTGAAGGAGCACATTACAGAAAAGATATAGGATATAGAGAATTAAATAGAAAAAAATAA
- the lysA gene encoding diaminopimelate decarboxylase has product MIDSNDFNSYFRYKDGVLHCEDVSIETIAKKVGTPFYLYSKKAIIDKINEYKEAFKDYPTIICYAAKANSNLSILKIFQENDIGCDIVSGGELYKAKKAGIPSNKIVYAGVGKTDFEIEFAIRENILSFNVESYQEIEVINSIAEKVGKVARISIRVNPDVDPKTHPYISTGMKKSKFGIDIDEALNIYKKAMQFKNIEIIGVHCHIGSQIMSISPYIEAVSKVAELVDKLKKEGIELKYFDIGGGIGIKYKITDEPPNIKDFANAIIPIVKQTGLNLIIEPGRSLIGEAGALITKVLFLKDKKEKHFVIVDSGMNDLVRPSIYDAYHHIMAVKIKDKTIKADIVGPICESGDFLGIDREICQVERGDLVAVMSAGAYGASMSSNYNVRPRALEVLVDNNNFKIIREREDYNYLIKLEEEVIQ; this is encoded by the coding sequence ATGATAGATAGTAATGATTTTAATTCTTATTTTAGATATAAGGATGGAGTATTACATTGTGAAGATGTAAGTATTGAAACAATAGCCAAAAAAGTAGGAACTCCATTTTATTTATATAGTAAAAAAGCCATTATAGATAAAATAAATGAATATAAGGAAGCTTTTAAAGATTATCCTACAATAATCTGTTATGCAGCAAAAGCAAATTCCAATTTATCCATCTTAAAAATTTTTCAAGAAAATGATATAGGTTGTGATATTGTCTCCGGTGGTGAGCTTTATAAAGCAAAAAAAGCCGGAATACCATCAAATAAAATTGTGTATGCCGGAGTAGGTAAAACAGATTTTGAGATAGAGTTTGCAATAAGAGAAAATATACTTTCTTTTAATGTTGAAAGCTATCAAGAGATAGAAGTAATAAACAGCATTGCAGAAAAAGTTGGCAAGGTTGCAAGAATATCTATAAGAGTTAATCCTGATGTAGACCCAAAGACCCATCCATATATTTCTACAGGTATGAAAAAAAGTAAATTCGGTATAGATATAGATGAAGCATTAAATATTTATAAAAAAGCTATGCAGTTTAAAAATATAGAAATTATAGGTGTTCATTGTCATATTGGCTCACAGATAATGAGTATATCTCCTTATATTGAAGCAGTTTCAAAAGTGGCAGAACTTGTAGATAAATTAAAAAAAGAAGGAATAGAGCTGAAATATTTTGATATAGGTGGAGGAATAGGAATAAAGTATAAAATAACAGATGAACCACCAAATATAAAAGATTTTGCCAATGCAATAATACCAATAGTTAAACAAACTGGATTAAATCTGATAATAGAACCGGGAAGGTCATTAATAGGAGAAGCAGGAGCATTAATAACCAAAGTTTTATTTCTTAAAGATAAAAAAGAAAAACATTTTGTTATAGTAGATTCCGGAATGAATGATTTAGTTAGACCTTCTATATATGACGCTTACCATCATATTATGGCAGTAAAAATTAAAGATAAAACAATAAAAGCAGATATAGTTGGGCCTATCTGTGAATCCGGAGATTTTCTTGGAATTGATAGAGAAATCTGTCAGGTGGAAAGAGGAGATTTAGTAGCAGTTATGTCTGCCGGAGCTTATGGAGCATCTATGTCTTCAAATTATAATGTAAGACCAAGAGCATTAGAAGTATTAGTTGATAATAATAATTTCAAAATAATAAGAGAAAGAGAAGATTATAACTATTTAATAAAACTTGAAGAAGAGGTTATTCAATGA
- a CDS encoding amino acid permease: MNGIFRKKIYQKDKTGLPRKIGVLDLVLLGIGGIIGAGIFVITGQAAALYAGPGIVLSFLLGAITIGISALVYAELASAYPVAGGAYSYTYASLGEIIAWLVGWNILLEYGIAASAVATGWSGYFRRFLEESLGIHIPKEISGSFNLEAGTYIDLFAFLALVFVFILLTIGIKESATFNNFIVALKLLVLIVFVIFGLPHINFANFSDFLPYGWEGVWRAAALIVFAYLGFDAIATVAEEAKNPNKTVPLGLILSLAISTLFYMVVSFVLVGMVSYKELNVPDALAFAMYKVNEPIIASFISIGAVITIISVLLVMGLGFTRVIFAISRDGLFFKQFADIHPRFKTPYKATILGGILLSTLAGLIPLKILAELVNIGTLFSYLIVAIAVLYLRKTEKDYNPSFKVPFGNILLYINIILLMVVMAGLPHETWIRFIVWCIIGLLIYFLYGYKNSRRIES; encoded by the coding sequence ATGAATGGCATATTTAGAAAAAAAATATATCAAAAGGACAAAACCGGTTTGCCGAGAAAAATTGGTGTTTTAGATTTAGTTTTACTTGGAATAGGTGGTATTATAGGAGCAGGTATATTTGTTATTACCGGTCAGGCTGCGGCTTTATATGCAGGTCCAGGTATTGTTTTATCATTTTTGCTTGGAGCAATAACAATAGGTATATCAGCCTTAGTATATGCAGAGCTTGCATCTGCTTATCCGGTAGCCGGTGGAGCTTATAGCTATACTTATGCATCTTTGGGAGAGATAATAGCTTGGCTTGTAGGATGGAATATATTACTTGAATATGGAATTGCAGCATCGGCAGTTGCTACCGGATGGTCAGGATATTTTAGAAGATTTTTAGAAGAGAGCTTAGGTATTCATATACCAAAAGAGATATCCGGTTCTTTTAACTTAGAAGCAGGAACATATATAGATTTATTTGCTTTCTTGGCATTGGTTTTTGTTTTTATTCTTCTTACCATAGGAATAAAAGAAAGTGCAACTTTTAATAACTTTATTGTAGCTTTAAAGCTTTTAGTATTAATTGTTTTTGTAATATTTGGATTACCTCATATAAATTTTGCAAATTTTTCAGATTTTTTACCTTATGGATGGGAAGGTGTATGGAGAGCAGCAGCTTTAATAGTATTTGCATATCTTGGTTTTGATGCAATAGCCACAGTTGCAGAAGAAGCAAAAAATCCAAATAAAACAGTTCCACTTGGTTTAATATTATCTCTTGCAATAAGCACTTTGTTTTATATGGTTGTTTCTTTTGTTCTTGTTGGTATGGTTTCTTATAAAGAGTTAAATGTGCCTGATGCTCTTGCCTTTGCTATGTATAAAGTAAATGAACCTATTATTGCATCTTTTATATCCATAGGTGCAGTAATAACTATAATTTCAGTTTTGCTTGTAATGGGTCTTGGATTTACAAGGGTTATATTTGCTATTTCAAGAGATGGATTATTTTTTAAACAATTTGCAGATATTCATCCAAGATTTAAAACACCATATAAAGCTACTATCTTAGGTGGAATATTACTGAGCACATTAGCCGGATTAATACCTCTTAAAATTCTTGCAGAGCTTGTTAATATCGGAACTTTATTTTCTTATCTTATAGTAGCAATAGCAGTTTTATATTTAAGAAAAACAGAAAAAGATTATAATCCTTCCTTTAAAGTGCCTTTTGGAAATATACTCCTGTATATAAATATAATTTTACTTATGGTAGTAATGGCAGGTCTTCCTCATGAAACATGGATTAGATTTATAGTATGGTGCATCATAGGTCTTTTAATATACTTTTTATATGGATATAAAAATAGCCGTAGAATTGAAAGTTGA
- a CDS encoding bifunctional 3,4-dihydroxy-2-butanone-4-phosphate synthase/GTP cyclohydrolase II yields the protein MEIKFSKIEDAIKDIQEGKMIIVVDDPDRENEGDLVMAAEKVTPEAINFMAKEGRGLICLSMLPERLKELDIPLMTQNNTDPKGTAFCVSIDAHPKYGTTTGISAFDRAITIKLAVSPDAKPSDFVRPGHVFPLMAKKGGVLERTGHTEASVDLARLAGLYPAGVICEIMKEDGTMARLPDLVKFAEKYNLKIITIADLVQYRLKREKLVQREAEAMLPTKYGVFKIYGYRSLVDNSEHVALVMGEIKEDEPVLVRVHSECLTGDIFGSLRCDCQSQLHKALKMISENGKGVLVYMRGHEGRGIGIINKIKAYNLQDQGYDTVEANQKLGFNADLRDFGTGAQILLDLGVRKMKLMTNNPRKIVALEGFGLEVVDRVPILTKPNPHNVKYLNTKKDKLGHLIEEFEGQSCSLEDLSS from the coding sequence ATGGAGATAAAATTTAGCAAAATAGAGGATGCTATAAAAGATATACAGGAAGGGAAAATGATAATTGTGGTTGATGACCCTGATAGGGAAAATGAAGGGGATTTGGTTATGGCTGCTGAAAAGGTTACGCCTGAGGCTATTAACTTTATGGCAAAAGAAGGAAGGGGATTAATATGCCTTTCAATGCTTCCTGAAAGATTAAAAGAGCTTGATATTCCACTTATGACACAAAATAATACAGACCCGAAAGGAACAGCTTTTTGTGTTTCAATAGATGCCCATCCTAAGTATGGAACTACTACCGGTATATCAGCTTTTGATAGAGCTATAACCATAAAACTTGCAGTAAGCCCTGATGCTAAACCATCTGATTTTGTAAGACCGGGGCATGTATTTCCACTTATGGCTAAAAAAGGTGGAGTATTGGAAAGAACAGGACATACAGAAGCTTCTGTAGATTTAGCAAGATTGGCCGGATTGTATCCTGCAGGGGTAATTTGCGAAATAATGAAAGAAGATGGGACAATGGCAAGACTGCCTGATTTGGTAAAATTTGCAGAAAAATATAATCTAAAAATAATAACAATAGCAGATTTAGTTCAATATAGATTAAAAAGAGAAAAACTTGTCCAGAGAGAAGCGGAAGCTATGCTTCCTACAAAATATGGTGTATTTAAAATTTATGGATACAGGAGCCTTGTTGATAATTCAGAACATGTTGCCCTTGTAATGGGAGAGATTAAAGAAGATGAACCGGTTCTCGTAAGAGTCCATTCAGAATGTTTAACAGGTGATATTTTTGGCTCATTAAGATGTGATTGTCAATCCCAATTACATAAAGCATTAAAAATGATTTCAGAAAATGGGAAAGGTGTGCTTGTTTATATGAGAGGACATGAAGGAAGAGGAATAGGAATAATAAATAAAATAAAAGCATATAATCTACAAGACCAAGGATATGATACGGTAGAAGCAAATCAAAAACTCGGATTTAATGCAGATTTAAGGGATTTTGGCACCGGAGCCCAGATACTCCTTGACCTTGGTGTTAGAAAAATGAAACTGATGACAAACAATCCAAGAAAAATAGTAGCATTGGAAGGATTTGGACTTGAGGTTGTTGATAGAGTTCCTATTTTGACAAAACCAAATCCACATAATGTAAAATATCTAAATACAAAAAAGGATAAATTAGGACATCTTATTGAAGAATTTGAGGGGCAATCATGCAGTTTAGAAGATTTATCTTCTTAA
- a CDS encoding cytochrome c family protein — MQFRRFIFLILASSLLSSCDKIGNIFQEKDLLQRPVAKRCSDCHTEIYNQWKESRHAVSWISEHYKKASGNYTEVCISCHVPYEITAYEKPKSRDFHREDGINCASCHFKDSTKSMHGPYDVFSPPHPSTKDELYTKADICSGCHQETFKQWKTASVERSCQECHMPAKEGKLIQKFPFNLMHASKPVHDHSFKVPTPKKDFFDIQITKQDKNLNLVVINKKIPHNIPTGDNGNPKYYIDVSFLKDKQIVYTDSAMITKKENEAIPYNQPREISFYSPADFDEVKITFSRKLSWQDKPEKIFDIKKSF, encoded by the coding sequence ATGCAGTTTAGAAGATTTATCTTCTTAATATTGGCTTCTTCTTTATTATCTTCCTGTGATAAGATTGGAAATATTTTTCAAGAAAAAGATTTATTACAAAGACCTGTTGCTAAAAGATGTTCTGACTGCCATACAGAAATATACAACCAATGGAAAGAATCGAGACATGCAGTATCTTGGATAAGCGAGCATTATAAAAAAGCCTCAGGAAATTATACAGAAGTATGTATATCCTGCCACGTCCCTTATGAGATAACTGCTTATGAAAAACCCAAAAGCAGAGATTTCCATAGAGAAGATGGAATAAATTGTGCTTCCTGCCATTTTAAAGATTCTACAAAATCTATGCATGGTCCTTATGATGTTTTTTCACCACCTCATCCTTCCACAAAAGATGAGCTTTATACAAAAGCAGATATATGCTCCGGCTGTCATCAAGAAACATTTAAACAATGGAAAACTGCTTCTGTAGAAAGATCATGCCAAGAATGCCACATGCCGGCAAAAGAAGGAAAATTGATACAAAAATTTCCATTTAATCTAATGCATGCATCTAAGCCGGTTCATGACCATTCTTTTAAAGTGCCTACACCAAAAAAAGATTTTTTTGATATACAGATAACAAAGCAAGATAAAAATTTAAATCTTGTAGTTATTAATAAGAAAATTCCTCATAATATTCCAACCGGAGATAATGGAAATCCAAAATATTATATAGATGTATCTTTCTTAAAAGATAAGCAGATTGTTTATACGGATAGTGCCATGATTACAAAAAAGGAAAACGAGGCAATACCTTACAATCAACCAAGAGAAATTAGCTTTTACTCTCCAGCTGATTTTGATGAAGTTAAAATAACATTTAGCAGAAAATTATCATGGCAAGATAAGCCGGAAAAAATCTTTGATATAAAGAAATCCTTTTAA
- a CDS encoding GDP-mannose 4,6-dehydratase: MENILLTGVAGFIGWKTAEFLLKEGINVIGIDNMNDYYDVRLKEYRINQLKDFKNFKFYKADIENLEAMDIIFQDNKIDAVINLAARAGVRYSIENPFVYLSTNAEGTLNLLELSRKYGINKFVLASTSSLYAGQPMPFKEDLPVNTPISPYAASKKAAEVLCYTYHYLYGIDVSVVRYFTVYGPAGRPDMSIFRFIKWIDEEKPIELFGDGSQSRDFTYVDDIARGTIKALKPVGYEIINLGGGKNPISLKEVISTIEKYLGKKAVISQKEFHKADLKETWADITKAEKLLGWKPEIPFEEGIKRTIEWYLQNRDWLKDIKL, from the coding sequence ATGGAAAATATTTTATTAACGGGAGTAGCTGGATTTATAGGTTGGAAAACAGCAGAATTTTTATTAAAAGAAGGTATAAATGTTATCGGAATAGATAATATGAATGATTATTATGATGTTAGATTAAAAGAATACAGAATAAATCAGCTTAAAGATTTTAAAAATTTTAAATTTTATAAAGCCGATATAGAGAATTTAGAAGCGATGGATATTATATTTCAAGATAATAAAATAGATGCTGTTATAAATTTGGCAGCAAGGGCAGGAGTTAGATATAGTATAGAAAATCCTTTTGTTTATCTTTCTACAAATGCAGAAGGAACATTAAATCTATTAGAACTTAGTAGAAAATACGGTATAAATAAATTTGTTTTGGCTTCAACATCTTCTTTATATGCAGGGCAACCCATGCCTTTTAAGGAAGATTTACCGGTAAATACACCTATCTCTCCTTATGCTGCTTCAAAAAAAGCTGCAGAAGTTTTATGTTATACATACCATTATCTTTATGGAATAGATGTTTCCGTCGTTAGATATTTTACCGTTTATGGGCCGGCAGGAAGACCTGATATGAGTATATTTAGATTTATAAAATGGATAGATGAGGAAAAACCTATAGAACTTTTTGGAGATGGCTCCCAATCCAGAGATTTTACCTATGTAGATGATATAGCAAGAGGAACAATTAAAGCATTAAAACCGGTAGGATATGAAATTATAAACCTCGGTGGTGGGAAAAATCCTATATCATTAAAAGAAGTGATTTCTACCATAGAAAAATATCTTGGTAAAAAAGCGGTTATTTCTCAAAAAGAGTTTCATAAAGCAGATTTAAAAGAAACATGGGCAGATATTACAAAAGCAGAAAAGTTATTAGGTTGGAAACCGGAAATACCATTTGAAGAAGGCATAAAAAGAACCATAGAATGGTATCTCCAAAATAGAGATTGGCTTAAAGATATAAAGCTTTAA
- a CDS encoding dihydroorotate dehydrogenase — protein MEDILSYELFGVKFKNPVWTASGTFSYGLEVAELYDLSELGAIVVKGLSLKPRKGNPPERIVETPAGMLNSIGLQNPGVDYFIENILPKLKKYDTRIFANVFGEDEEEYMAVTEKLDKADGVDGLELNVSCPNVKKGGLAFGNDPETLYNLVYKLRKLTKKPLIVKLSPNITNILDTADACVSAKADGLVLINTLLGVAIDVEKEKPILSTITGGLSGPAILPIAVRMIWQVYSKYGDKVPIIGVGGITTYQDALQHILAGAIAIQVGTANFYDPFSPLKIKEGLIKHINKKGYKHFLDLVGKAHKMIIKEIVGEGR, from the coding sequence ATGGAAGATATTTTATCTTATGAGCTTTTTGGAGTTAAATTTAAGAATCCGGTTTGGACAGCTTCCGGCACATTCAGTTATGGACTTGAAGTAGCAGAGCTTTATGATTTATCTGAGCTTGGAGCAATTGTTGTAAAAGGATTATCATTAAAGCCAAGAAAAGGTAATCCGCCGGAAAGAATAGTAGAAACACCTGCCGGAATGCTTAACTCTATCGGTCTTCAAAATCCGGGAGTTGATTATTTTATTGAAAATATCCTTCCAAAACTAAAAAAATATGATACAAGAATATTTGCCAATGTTTTCGGAGAAGATGAAGAAGAATATATGGCAGTAACTGAAAAACTTGATAAAGCAGATGGGGTAGATGGTCTTGAACTTAATGTATCCTGTCCTAATGTAAAAAAAGGAGGACTTGCATTCGGAAATGACCCAGAAACATTATATAATCTTGTTTATAAATTAAGAAAATTAACAAAAAAACCTTTAATTGTAAAATTAAGCCCAAATATAACAAATATTTTGGATACTGCCGATGCATGCGTTTCTGCAAAAGCAGATGGTCTTGTTCTTATAAATACATTACTTGGAGTAGCCATAGATGTAGAAAAAGAAAAACCGATATTATCAACAATAACCGGTGGATTATCCGGACCTGCTATCCTTCCTATTGCAGTTAGAATGATTTGGCAAGTATATTCTAAGTATGGAGATAAAGTGCCTATAATAGGCGTAGGTGGAATAACAACTTATCAAGATGCCCTGCAACATATACTTGCAGGAGCCATTGCAATCCAAGTTGGCACCGCTAATTTTTATGACCCATTTTCACCTTTAAAAATAAAAGAAGGATTAATTAAACATATAAATAAAAAAGGATATAAACATTTTCTTGATTTAGTAGGAAAAGCCCATAAAATGATAATAAAAGAAATCGTAGGAGAAGGAAGATGA
- the cysS gene encoding cysteine--tRNA ligase, with the protein MSLKIYNTLTGKKEDFAPIKPGEVKIYTCGVTTYDYNHVGHGRSLIVFDMIRRYLRYLGYNVIFVRNFTDVDDKIINRAKNECLPFNVISDRYIKEYFDDAEKFRIEPADIEPRVTTHIPDIIDFIQKLIDKGYAYEVDGDVYFSVRKYKDYGKLSKRSIDELLIGARIEASEKKKDPLDFALWKASKAGEPAWDSPWGKGRPGWHTECCAMIFKHLGETIDIHGGGLDLIFPHHENEIAQAESLSEKPFARYWVHNGLVTVNGQKMSKSLGNYITLKEIYAKYNPDILRLLVLSVHYRSPLDFSWDKMEETKKAYERLKNAIDEYSILEKLPINNDFNIDLYQTIQKIQSQFYAAMSDDFNTPEALASIFTLVREMNILKDKAVKEGGISKKALASYKEAADTIHNLCRDIFGLFDSLKPCIKEEKIEIEQKEEKLDEELIQTLIEVREKARKEKQYAIADFIRDKLSEKGIIIEDTPVGTKWKKI; encoded by the coding sequence ATGAGTTTAAAAATCTATAACACATTAACCGGAAAAAAAGAAGATTTTGCACCTATTAAACCGGGAGAAGTAAAAATATATACCTGTGGTGTAACCACTTATGATTATAACCATGTAGGACACGGAAGAAGTTTAATAGTTTTTGATATGATAAGAAGATATTTAAGGTATCTTGGATACAATGTAATCTTTGTAAGGAATTTTACAGATGTTGATGATAAGATTATAAATAGAGCAAAAAATGAATGCCTTCCATTTAATGTTATATCTGACAGATATATAAAAGAATATTTTGATGATGCAGAGAAATTCAGAATAGAGCCGGCAGATATAGAGCCAAGAGTAACAACCCATATACCGGATATTATAGATTTTATACAAAAATTGATAGATAAAGGATATGCTTACGAAGTTGATGGAGATGTTTATTTTTCTGTAAGAAAATATAAAGATTATGGAAAATTATCAAAAAGAAGCATAGATGAACTGCTTATCGGTGCAAGAATAGAAGCATCGGAAAAGAAAAAAGACCCGCTTGATTTTGCTTTATGGAAAGCATCAAAAGCTGGAGAACCGGCTTGGGATTCACCTTGGGGGAAAGGAAGACCCGGATGGCATACAGAATGCTGTGCAATGATATTTAAACATCTTGGAGAAACTATAGATATACACGGTGGCGGACTTGATTTAATATTTCCACATCACGAAAATGAGATTGCACAGGCAGAAAGCTTATCAGAAAAACCATTTGCAAGATACTGGGTTCATAATGGACTTGTTACTGTAAATGGACAAAAGATGTCTAAATCTCTTGGTAATTATATAACTTTAAAAGAGATATATGCAAAATATAATCCGGATATACTCAGATTATTAGTTTTATCTGTCCATTACAGAAGCCCACTTGATTTCTCTTGGGATAAAATGGAAGAAACAAAAAAAGCCTATGAGAGATTAAAAAATGCTATAGATGAATACTCTATACTGGAAAAACTTCCGATAAATAATGATTTCAATATAGATTTATACCAAACTATCCAAAAAATCCAATCCCAATTTTACGCAGCAATGAGTGATGATTTTAATACACCGGAAGCCCTTGCTTCAATATTTACCCTTGTAAGAGAGATGAATATATTAAAAGATAAAGCAGTAAAAGAAGGTGGTATCTCCAAAAAAGCATTGGCTTCTTATAAAGAAGCAGCAGACACTATACATAATCTTTGTAGAGATATATTTGGTTTATTTGATAGCTTAAAGCCATGTATAAAAGAAGAAAAAATAGAGATAGAGCAAAAAGAAGAAAAATTAGATGAAGAATTAATACAAACATTAATTGAAGTCAGGGAAAAAGCAAGAAAAGAAAAACAGTATGCCATTGCTGATTTTATAAGGGATAAATTATCAGAAAAAGGTATTATTATTGAAGATACACCGGTAGGAACAAAATGGAAAAAAATATAG
- a CDS encoding class I SAM-dependent methyltransferase — protein sequence MEKNIAQNIFDSIVHSYDKFLNSTTFGQIKKWQKELIENSKIGKYAVDIGTGTGEVIKYISEKFPYAKPIGLDISFQMLKKAKEKGIKATFIKANALNMPFKDNSIDNIFCSLSFRHFPTDLAIKEFKRVLKTGGEISILDISKPKSKIFYNAVYFFADKIFRPIGRLIFSKEEYDYFVESVENSKTVPELVKIFEENQFKIKYTKERFFKLIHIIVVEKI from the coding sequence ATGGAAAAAAATATAGCCCAAAATATATTTGATAGTATAGTTCATAGCTATGATAAATTTTTAAATAGCACCACTTTTGGACAGATAAAAAAATGGCAAAAAGAGTTGATAGAAAACTCAAAAATAGGAAAATATGCAGTAGATATAGGAACCGGAACCGGTGAAGTTATAAAATATATATCTGAAAAATTTCCTTATGCAAAACCTATTGGATTAGATATATCTTTTCAGATGCTAAAAAAAGCAAAAGAAAAAGGCATAAAAGCCACATTTATAAAAGCAAATGCATTAAATATGCCATTTAAAGATAACTCTATTGATAATATCTTCTGCTCTTTATCATTTAGGCATTTTCCTACCGATTTAGCTATAAAAGAATTTAAAAGAGTATTAAAAACCGGTGGAGAAATCTCTATCCTTGATATATCAAAACCAAAATCTAAAATATTTTATAATGCAGTTTATTTTTTTGCAGATAAAATATTTAGACCAATAGGAAGATTGATTTTTTCAAAAGAAGAGTATGATTATTTTGTTGAATCAGTAGAAAACTCAAAAACAGTTCCGGAGCTCGTAAAAATATTTGAAGAAAACCAATTTAAAATAAAATACACCAAAGAAAGATTTTTTAAATTAATACATATTATTGTAGTAGAAAAAATATAA